The following is a genomic window from Anopheles aquasalis chromosome 3, idAnoAquaMG_Q_19, whole genome shotgun sequence.
GCTGCAAAAGgggcagaagaaaaagcaacaaaagtgAGCCTCATAAAGCGAATAAACTACGAGAATAAAGCGCTCTACGGTGCGGTTATCAgaacgaggaagaaaaaggttGTTGCAGCACCGCGAGCACCCCAAAATGAATCGGAGTTCTCATCGGAGATTTACTGGCAAAGTCGAAACGTTTCCCGAGTAACAGAAACACAATTACCTCCGGCAACAAGACCGGCTATCGCccaaccagaaccaccacAGGCCGGTTTGCCCACACCGTTCACGAGGCATGAGCTGAATTCTTTGACCAGGTTCCCGCTAGTGCCATCACCAAGTGGTATCCTAGAGGCCCGTTGGCCACTGCACGAGAAGCATGAAAGTGCAGAATACAAAGCGCCTTCGGTTAACCAAGTACTTACGGCCACAATGCCGGAAGCTTCACGTCAGGCACTGCTCCGTTGGAAGGCATCCAAAATCGCCGAACTAGGAGAGGAGGGCTTCCAGCAAATGCAAAAGGAAATCTTCGAACGAGGCACTAACTTGCACTCCGTGCTGGAaatgtggctggctggcgaggaTCCTCCAGCAGCAATGATCGAGCGTACGAGCTCGCTCTGGAAAAGTGTGGAAAGTGCTTTGGCAAAGGTACAACGACCAGCACAGATCATCGAGAAGAGACTGTACCACCCTTACCTGCACTATAACGGTGTGGTCGATTGCATGACATCGATAGAGTAAGTGAAGGAGCTGGATTTTTTATTACTCGTTTACTAAGAAGCTTCGATTCTTGTTCCAGGGGTAAATACCATGTgatcgaatggaaaacatcAGATAATCCAAAGAAAACGGTAGCAGCCACTTACGATGCTCCGATTCAGCTTTGTGCTTATCTGGGAGCGTTGCAGGCCAGCAACGAGCTACGGGAGACGAAGGTAGAAAACGGAGCGATATTCGTTGCCTACACCAGCGGCAAACCAGCGAATGTGCATCTACTAAACTCGGCCAACATGCGACGTTATTGGAATATGTGGCTACTACGTCTGCAAGAATATTGGATTCGTTACCGCGACGGTACCCTACCGGAGCCCATTTAGTTGGTTGTAACGGTtccattaaaataaatttcagTTTCTTCGAAAATGCGTCTTTTTCgaaatgtaaacaaacgaCTACGAAATTGTCTGGCAACACTGCGTCATCAAACGAAAACCGTTCCGGAAGAAAAGTGCGCTTTTATGTTGTTCTCCGTTTGGAATGGTAAATGGAAAATAGTAAAcgaaaaatggattcaaacGGTAAGGCTAATGATGGTTTCAACCCGTAATGCTTCGTTTAATAGCTATCCAATTATCCCTCTAATAGTGCCGACCAAAGTTTGCCAATACGGTAGTGATTGTTACCGTGTAAATCCGCTGCATTTCAACGAATACTCGCATCCACACAGTAAGTTCACGGCAATCGCCTGCATATTTCTCCGTGTTAATACTGCCCCCGACTCTTTTCAGTTGAATCTCTCTTGTCG
Proteins encoded in this region:
- the LOC126576914 gene encoding mitochondrial genome maintenance exonuclease 1-like — encoded protein: MLNRLYFRCLSTAAKGAEEKATKVSLIKRINYENKALYGAVIRTRKKKVVAAPRAPQNESEFSSEIYWQSRNVSRVTETQLPPATRPAIAQPEPPQAGLPTPFTRHELNSLTRFPLVPSPSGILEARWPLHEKHESAEYKAPSVNQVLTATMPEASRQALLRWKASKIAELGEEGFQQMQKEIFERGTNLHSVLEMWLAGEDPPAAMIERTSSLWKSVESALAKVQRPAQIIEKRLYHPYLHYNGVVDCMTSIEGKYHVIEWKTSDNPKKTVAATYDAPIQLCAYLGALQASNELRETKVENGAIFVAYTSGKPANVHLLNSANMRRYWNMWLLRLQEYWIRYRDGTLPEPI